A window of Heliomicrobium undosum genomic DNA:
GCATTGATGATTTTTTGCCGTTCATCATTGTTGGCGCTTTGCGCTGATTGGATCGGTTGCATTACGTTCTGAGGTAAGTTCGAGGTAGGTAGAGGTTGCATTGCGGTTTGGGCTGAAATCGAGGGAGAGAGAGGTTGTGTGCTGCTCGTTTTAGACTTTTGCTGAATTGGAAGATTTAATAGTTGTCCTATTTTTAAACTGTTTGGATTTTTTAATTGCGGATTCGCTTCAATGAATTTATTTACACTTACGCCGGCATGTTGGGAAATCGACCATAAGGTGTCGCCGGATTTTACTGTGTATGTATGATCGTCGGCAAAAGCTTGATTCGGAACAGATATTAAAAACATGGTTAATACAATGGGGCAAAAAAAATATACGCATATCTTATCGTGTTGTTTGTTCATCGATAGTTCTCCTTTGAAGTGAATCTTCGCAGTGAGTCAATCTTTCTCGTGAAAGGCGCCGGTGATCGTTTCTATGCGTTTTTCGACGTACGAAAAGCAATTCCTGTCTTGGGGAAAAAAGAAATCGATACAACTCGGAATATGCGATCACTTGCCGGAGAATACTGGCAGGTGATTGAAAAGGCAAAACGATGGTGCGAAGGAGTTCGGTTTGATGAAGGTATTACTGGTCAACGGCAGTCCCCATGAAAAAGGGTGCACCTATACGGCATTGTCCGAAGTGGCCGGCGCGTTGGAAAAAGAGGGTGTGGAAACAGAAATCTTTCAAGTCGGAAAAAATCCGATCGCCGGTTGTCACGGTTGCTTCGCCTGTCAGAAGACAGGGAGATGCTTTATGAAGGACCCAGTCAATGAATTTTTAGACAAGGCGGCAGAGACGGACGGCTTTGTTTTTGGCTCGCCGGTGCATTTTGCTTCCGCTTCCGGCATGTTGACGTC
This region includes:
- a CDS encoding NlpC/P60 family protein yields the protein MNKQHDKICVYFFCPIVLTMFLISVPNQAFADDHTYTVKSGDTLWSISQHAGVSVNKFIEANPQLKNPNSLKIGQLLNLPIQQKSKTSSTQPLSPSISAQTAMQPLPTSNLPQNVMQPIQSAQSANNDERQKIINALVSTGKKLLGKPYKYGAKSMTPTAFDCSSFTQYVYGVNHIQLNRTAAQQSIQGKSVEKAQLRSGDLVFFWNSDTQNKKGIDRIGHVGIYLSEGKFLHCSTLDKGVIISDMNDKYYSKTFICARRVIM